From a region of the Pectobacterium aquaticum genome:
- a CDS encoding ABC transporter ATP-binding protein, whose product MRTTPIIQVQQVSQRFNTASGEFLALDQVSFDIHTGETISLIGHSGCGKSTLLNLIAGLTLPSSGGLLCDNREIDGPGPERGVVFQNHSLLPWLTTYENVALAVRQVFRGQMSKREMHEWITHNLELVHMEHALNKRPNEISGGMKQRVGIARALAMKPKVLLMDEPFGALDALTRAHLQDAVMEIQQRLQTTIVLITHDVDEAVLLSDRVLMMTNGPAATVGEIMKVELERPRSRVTLADDPRYHHYRQQVLHFLYEKQPKAA is encoded by the coding sequence ATGCGTACAACACCGATTATTCAAGTGCAGCAGGTGAGCCAGCGTTTCAATACCGCCAGCGGGGAGTTTCTGGCGCTGGATCAGGTGAGTTTTGATATTCACACGGGTGAGACGATCAGCCTGATCGGCCATTCCGGCTGCGGCAAGTCCACGTTATTGAACCTGATTGCCGGCCTGACACTGCCGAGCAGCGGCGGCCTGCTGTGTGACAACCGTGAAATCGACGGCCCGGGGCCGGAGCGCGGCGTGGTCTTTCAGAACCACTCGCTGCTGCCGTGGCTGACCACTTACGAAAACGTCGCGCTGGCGGTACGACAGGTGTTTCGCGGTCAGATGAGCAAACGCGAAATGCACGAATGGATTACCCACAATCTTGAACTGGTGCATATGGAGCACGCGCTGAACAAGCGGCCGAATGAGATCTCCGGCGGGATGAAGCAGCGTGTAGGGATTGCCCGCGCGCTGGCCATGAAGCCGAAAGTCCTGCTGATGGATGAACCGTTCGGCGCGCTGGATGCGCTGACCCGCGCACATCTTCAGGATGCGGTGATGGAGATTCAGCAGCGGTTGCAAACCACGATTGTGCTGATTACGCACGACGTTGACGAAGCGGTGCTGCTGTCGGATCGCGTGCTGATGATGACCAACGGTCCCGCGGCGACGGTCGGTGAAATCATGAAAGTCGAGCTGGAACGTCCACGTTCGCGCGTCACGCTGGCTGACGATCCACGCTACCACCACTACCGTCAGCAGGTGCTGCATTTCTTATATGAAAAACAGCCTAAAGCAGCCTGA
- a CDS encoding phage tail protein, whose product MANLSEQESWIDGIYQLETSDPVVAGPGGISNRQAEQLASRTAYLKKMQETTGESLQLHLAASDPHSQYAPKNSPALTGTPTAPTAAQTVNNTQIATTAFVKSAIAALINGSPAALDTLQELANALGNDPHFRTTILNAIAEVKTDAASKLNAHASILDAHPQYAPKASPVFTGIPTAPTAASGSNDTQLATTAFVKAAVAALVNGSPAALDTLQELANALGNDPNFSTTVLNALAGKLAKDQNGADIPNKAEFRQNVGIIESAWGGKAVQISHVNILDYFKANRPSDLYQCDSANVTGLPTGFGPSIMEWKSSTDGFGVLSVVDVTNPSRTAWVILGNGYWQGWVTPVVSYASTTRIPTRIIEINEPNVDGDYVIEYGGTNGTPSYCYVDFHTDGKSSTDYNVRIATPPPAPGEALSLINITASKLLVNSARVWTEGDFTLPLRKEHGGSGMTTGAVGNAITTKFATIADWLYVCDRSRNNLIGSVEFENNGWACFLSARHRAGDADGTEWGWVLADENMTSLDYNYFTLRKRHSTGWLPPVHLYHSGNLTPAAIGAMPVSELAGMPQLFPGAVAPAGWLKCNGQQFDTAQFPVLASRYPSGFLPDLRGEFVRGWDDGRGADAGRALMSAQGDTMQSHTHEYRDRYYIEAGITSTYTEIVPNGYNNNIGSHSTDSDNGTWLYYDSKTSPSGGAENRPRNIAFNYIVRAA is encoded by the coding sequence ATGGCAAATTTATCTGAACAAGAAAGCTGGATTGATGGAATTTATCAGCTTGAGACATCGGATCCCGTTGTCGCAGGCCCAGGGGGGATCTCCAACCGTCAGGCAGAGCAGTTAGCCAGCCGCACGGCTTACCTGAAGAAAATGCAGGAAACCACTGGTGAGAGTTTGCAATTACATCTGGCGGCCAGCGATCCGCATTCGCAATATGCCCCCAAAAATAGCCCGGCACTGACGGGAACGCCCACCGCGCCCACCGCCGCGCAAACGGTAAACAACACGCAAATTGCCACTACAGCATTTGTGAAATCGGCTATCGCCGCGCTGATCAACGGTTCTCCAGCAGCACTGGATACGCTGCAAGAGTTGGCAAATGCGTTAGGTAACGATCCGCACTTCAGAACAACCATATTGAATGCGATTGCTGAAGTGAAAACTGACGCGGCCAGTAAGCTGAATGCTCATGCTTCCATCCTCGATGCGCACCCTCAATATGCCCCAAAAGCGAGTCCGGTATTCACAGGAATCCCAACCGCGCCGACGGCTGCCTCCGGTTCTAATGACACGCAATTGGCGACAACGGCCTTTGTGAAAGCCGCCGTAGCCGCATTGGTTAATGGTTCTCCTGCGGCGCTCGATACGCTGCAAGAACTGGCTAATGCGTTGGGCAATGATCCAAATTTCAGTACAACCGTACTGAATGCACTAGCCGGGAAGCTGGCAAAAGATCAGAACGGCGCGGATATCCCGAATAAAGCTGAGTTTCGTCAGAATGTGGGAATAATCGAGTCGGCATGGGGCGGCAAAGCCGTGCAAATAAGCCACGTCAATATTCTGGATTATTTTAAGGCGAATCGGCCGTCAGATTTGTATCAATGCGATTCCGCTAATGTTACGGGGTTACCCACTGGGTTTGGCCCTTCCATTATGGAGTGGAAATCGTCGACGGATGGGTTTGGTGTACTGAGCGTCGTAGATGTTACCAATCCGTCACGCACTGCATGGGTGATATTGGGTAATGGTTACTGGCAGGGATGGGTCACTCCAGTGGTGTCTTATGCTAGCACGACTCGCATCCCGACTCGTATTATTGAAATCAATGAACCGAATGTCGATGGCGATTATGTTATTGAGTACGGTGGGACAAACGGCACGCCATCCTATTGCTATGTTGATTTTCACACAGATGGTAAATCCAGCACTGACTATAACGTACGGATTGCCACACCGCCGCCAGCACCAGGCGAAGCATTGTCACTGATTAATATCACAGCTAGCAAACTTCTGGTGAATTCTGCAAGGGTCTGGACTGAGGGCGACTTTACGTTACCACTACGCAAAGAGCACGGCGGCAGCGGTATGACAACGGGGGCGGTCGGAAATGCAATAACGACAAAATTCGCCACTATTGCTGATTGGCTGTATGTCTGTGACCGCTCAAGAAACAATCTAATCGGCTCTGTTGAGTTTGAAAATAACGGGTGGGCATGCTTTTTGTCCGCACGCCATCGGGCTGGGGACGCCGACGGCACTGAATGGGGATGGGTTCTCGCAGATGAGAACATGACCTCACTGGACTATAACTATTTCACACTACGTAAACGCCATTCCACGGGTTGGTTACCGCCCGTTCACCTTTATCATTCAGGAAACCTAACACCCGCCGCTATTGGCGCGATGCCCGTATCTGAACTAGCAGGCATGCCGCAGCTATTCCCCGGCGCTGTTGCGCCAGCAGGGTGGCTAAAATGCAATGGCCAGCAGTTCGATACCGCACAATTCCCTGTTTTAGCGTCCCGCTACCCGTCCGGTTTCCTGCCCGATTTGCGCGGTGAATTCGTACGCGGTTGGGATGACGGGCGTGGGGCTGATGCGGGGCGTGCGTTGATGTCAGCGCAAGGTGACACAATGCAGAGCCACACGCATGAGTACAGAGACCGTTATTACATTGAGGCTGGTATTACATCTACATATACCGAGATTGTCCCAAACGGTTACAACAATAACATCGGGTCCCATTCCACCGATTCAGACAATGGGACGTGGCTCTATTACGACAGCAAGACATCCCCATCCGGCGGTGCTGAAAACCGTCCACGCAATATCGCCTTTAACTACATCGTGAGAGCAGCATAA
- a CDS encoding CmpA/NrtA family ABC transporter substrate-binding protein, whose product MSDSKTKSMTVSRRQFLLGSAALGGSLMLPGLMNSAWAAGSDAPEKKEIRVGFIPLTDCASVVMAAVKGFDKKYGITIVPSKEASWAAVRDKLVSGELDAAHILYGQLYGLQMGLSGAQSNMAALMTLNQNGQGITLANQLREANVTDLAALQKYIAASPAGTYTFAQTFPTGTHAMWLYYWLASAGIHPLNDVRTVVVPPPQMVMNMKIGNMVGYCVGEPWNQRAISEKIGFTAATSQDIWPDHPEKVLGTRADWVNANPHSARALTAAILDASRWIDASDDNRRETAGVVAGRAYINAKEETIVGRMLGQYENGLGKSWKDEHAMRFYHDGSVNYPYLSDGMWFLTQHKRWGLLTEEPDYLAVAKQVNRIDIYKQAAEAVGNVPLPGSDMRSSVLIDGRRWDGSDPAGYANSFSVKK is encoded by the coding sequence ATGAGTGATTCCAAAACCAAAAGCATGACCGTCTCTCGCCGCCAGTTTCTGCTGGGGAGTGCTGCACTGGGCGGCAGCCTGATGCTGCCGGGGTTGATGAATAGCGCCTGGGCCGCGGGTTCCGACGCGCCGGAGAAAAAGGAAATTCGGGTCGGGTTTATTCCGTTGACGGACTGCGCCTCGGTCGTGATGGCGGCAGTGAAAGGTTTCGATAAGAAATATGGCATCACAATCGTTCCCAGCAAAGAAGCCAGTTGGGCTGCGGTACGCGACAAGCTGGTGTCAGGCGAGCTGGATGCGGCCCACATTCTGTACGGCCAACTGTACGGTCTGCAAATGGGGCTGTCCGGGGCGCAGAGCAACATGGCAGCGCTGATGACGCTCAACCAGAACGGACAAGGGATCACGCTGGCAAACCAACTGCGTGAAGCCAACGTCACGGATCTCGCCGCGCTGCAAAAATATATCGCCGCCAGTCCGGCTGGCACTTATACCTTCGCACAAACCTTCCCAACCGGTACGCACGCCATGTGGCTCTATTACTGGCTGGCTTCCGCCGGAATTCATCCGTTGAACGACGTGCGCACCGTCGTGGTGCCGCCGCCGCAGATGGTGATGAACATGAAGATTGGCAATATGGTCGGCTACTGCGTCGGCGAGCCGTGGAACCAGCGTGCCATCAGCGAAAAAATCGGTTTTACCGCCGCCACCTCGCAAGACATTTGGCCGGATCACCCGGAAAAAGTGCTGGGTACCCGCGCTGACTGGGTAAACGCCAACCCGCATAGCGCCCGCGCGCTGACCGCCGCGATTCTCGATGCCTCGCGCTGGATTGATGCCTCGGACGACAACCGCCGCGAAACGGCAGGCGTCGTTGCCGGACGCGCGTACATCAATGCCAAAGAAGAAACCATCGTCGGACGCATGCTGGGCCAGTACGAAAACGGACTGGGGAAAAGCTGGAAAGACGAACACGCGATGCGTTTCTACCACGACGGTTCAGTGAACTACCCGTACCTGTCCGACGGCATGTGGTTCCTCACTCAGCACAAACGCTGGGGCTTGCTCACCGAAGAGCCGGACTATCTGGCCGTCGCGAAGCAGGTTAACCGCATTGATATCTACAAGCAGGCGGCCGAGGCCGTGGGGAACGTGCCGTTGCCCGGTAGCGACATGCGCAGCAGCGTGCTCATCGATGGCCGTCGCTGGGATGGTAGCGATCCAGCGGGTTATGCCAACAGTTTTAGCGTGAAGAAATAA
- a CDS encoding nitrate regulatory protein, giving the protein MVAEPSTTIRFLLASRQCELNSLRYLLQSGELVGKISQLVHLLQRERGTANLFLCSDGRLFADELALREKDVQVAQTHLMTHLAGLEKMTAELPQASRLFSRVASVVYALSLLPALRQQIRQRLLPQPQAMTFFNDIVRNLLALVFEVSDTAADPGISRALIAMFSFMQGKELAGQERAMGAAAYAAGSVDEETRQKLLDLIERQERCFDTFLNFSDEENQQRWRAIALDSEFERLRRIVCTRSPIEKLSEADSLHWFSIATRRIDEMKRMEDELEQTLMQRCRTRIAAAEKACSDQRADLDALMVQQERDDPGYSIFIAGHDVEGQNVPPGWLNSDGVSPQLGRSLLSLVQQQSRRLQAQDHELAALRATLNERKQIDRAKGLLMQHRGLSEEEAYKTLRRMAMSQNKKLIDIATAMLAVADVFGDTP; this is encoded by the coding sequence ATGGTGGCGGAGCCTTCAACGACAATTCGATTTTTACTTGCCTCGCGCCAGTGTGAGCTGAACAGCCTGCGCTACCTGCTGCAAAGCGGTGAGCTGGTGGGCAAAATTAGCCAGCTCGTCCATCTATTGCAGCGTGAACGGGGAACAGCCAACCTGTTTCTTTGCTCCGACGGCCGATTGTTCGCCGACGAGCTGGCGCTACGTGAGAAAGATGTGCAGGTGGCGCAGACGCATTTGATGACGCATCTGGCCGGGTTGGAAAAAATGACGGCGGAGTTGCCGCAGGCGAGCCGTTTATTCAGCCGCGTTGCCAGCGTGGTTTATGCGCTAAGTCTATTGCCCGCGCTGCGCCAGCAGATTCGCCAGCGCTTGCTGCCTCAGCCGCAGGCGATGACATTTTTCAACGATATTGTCCGTAATCTGCTGGCGTTGGTTTTTGAAGTCTCGGACACGGCGGCCGATCCGGGGATTTCCCGCGCGCTGATTGCCATGTTCAGTTTTATGCAGGGAAAAGAGCTGGCAGGGCAGGAGCGGGCTATGGGTGCTGCGGCCTATGCGGCGGGCAGTGTTGATGAGGAAACCCGGCAAAAGCTGCTGGATTTGATTGAGCGGCAGGAACGCTGCTTCGATACCTTTCTGAATTTTAGCGATGAGGAAAACCAACAGCGCTGGCGTGCTATTGCACTAGACAGTGAGTTTGAGCGCCTGCGCCGCATTGTGTGCACCCGCAGCCCGATAGAAAAGCTGTCGGAAGCGGATAGCCTGCACTGGTTTTCGATTGCCACGCGGCGCATCGACGAAATGAAGCGGATGGAAGATGAGCTGGAGCAGACGCTGATGCAGCGCTGCCGTACCCGTATTGCGGCAGCGGAGAAGGCGTGCAGCGATCAGCGCGCGGATCTCGACGCGCTGATGGTGCAGCAGGAGCGTGACGATCCCGGTTATTCGATATTTATCGCTGGTCATGATGTGGAAGGGCAGAACGTCCCTCCCGGCTGGCTGAATAGCGATGGTGTCAGTCCACAGTTGGGACGATCGCTGTTATCGCTGGTGCAGCAACAATCGCGGCGCTTACAGGCGCAGGATCATGAACTGGCTGCGCTGCGAGCCACGTTGAATGAAAGAAAGCAGATCGATCGTGCGAAAGGTTTGCTGATGCAGCACCGTGGATTAAGCGAAGAAGAGGCCTACAAAACCCTGCGCCGCATGGCGATGAGTCAGAATAAAAAGCTGATTGACATCGCAACGGCGATGCTCGCGGTGGCAGATGTATTCGGAGATACCCCTTAA
- the ntrB gene encoding nitrate ABC transporter permease: MKNQAQVIPITADNAPETVRSADITPLPTKPVTPAKAPAAPAFAYRLLLRKLFQQLFPAVLGLGLLVAVWQIAALNSENFPTPWTTWLAALSLFADPFYIAGPNDQGIGWNVLASLQRVGIGFGLAALVGIPAGFLIGRFTFLANMLNPIISLLRPVSPLAWLPIGLLLFQRAEPASSWTIFICSIWPMILNTAEGVRRIPQDYLNVARVLKLSEFTIMRKILLPAVLPNVLTGVRLSIGVAWLVIVAAEMLTGGVGIGFWIWNEWNNLNVENIIIAIVVIGVIGLLLEQGLVWIANRFSYDNR, translated from the coding sequence ATGAAAAACCAGGCCCAGGTCATTCCAATTACCGCGGATAACGCCCCGGAAACCGTACGCAGCGCCGACATTACGCCGCTGCCAACTAAACCCGTAACGCCCGCAAAAGCGCCGGCAGCTCCTGCTTTTGCCTACCGCTTGCTGCTGCGTAAGCTGTTTCAGCAACTTTTCCCTGCGGTTCTCGGACTGGGGCTGCTGGTTGCGGTCTGGCAGATTGCCGCGCTCAACAGCGAAAACTTCCCGACGCCGTGGACGACCTGGCTTGCGGCGCTCAGCCTCTTTGCCGACCCGTTTTACATCGCGGGGCCGAACGATCAGGGCATTGGCTGGAACGTATTGGCTTCGCTGCAACGTGTGGGTATCGGCTTCGGGCTGGCGGCACTGGTCGGCATTCCCGCTGGCTTCCTGATTGGTCGTTTTACCTTTCTGGCCAACATGCTTAATCCGATCATTTCGCTGCTGCGTCCGGTCAGTCCGCTAGCGTGGTTGCCTATCGGCCTGCTGCTGTTCCAGCGTGCCGAACCGGCATCCAGTTGGACCATTTTTATCTGTTCTATCTGGCCGATGATCCTCAATACCGCCGAAGGCGTGCGCCGTATCCCGCAGGATTACCTGAACGTGGCGCGCGTCCTGAAGCTCTCCGAATTCACCATCATGCGCAAGATTCTGCTGCCTGCGGTGCTGCCTAACGTATTGACCGGCGTGCGCCTGTCGATTGGTGTCGCCTGGCTGGTGATTGTGGCGGCGGAGATGCTGACCGGCGGCGTCGGTATCGGCTTCTGGATTTGGAATGAGTGGAACAACCTGAATGTGGAAAACATCATCATCGCCATCGTGGTGATTGGCGTTATCGGCCTGCTGCTTGAGCAGGGACTGGTGTGGATTGCTAACCGTTTCAGCTATGACAACCGCTAA